ttactaatttgacaaaacaagacTGCTTAGATTGCGCGTTTTAGAGAAGATTGCGtagattgcgtgttttagagaagccccttgtaagcaggcacgaggtgtatgaaacagaacacctgtgttataacgactgtcgttgccccgccatgtgagggtaaataagttacatacgtggtaacttgtaagcgggcacgaggtgtataaaacagaacacccgtgttattacgactgtcgttacctgCAATAAGTTGCGTTTAACGAAACatatgtgccatcttaccccacactttGTGACCGATGTTCCAGCCCGACCCAGAATTCTGGATCCTTATTTCGCGAGCgtggtttgttacgtcacaatcatgAAGACGAATTGACAAACTcatctatgacgtcaccaccACACGTGAGTACATTGTTACGCCATACCTCATCGTAAAcagcattatgacgtcacagacctCGAACCCTACGTCACCAGTAGTATCTCCTTACCCGACCACAAACATCTCATTAAAACAATCTTCACAAAGATTGAAGCAACCGCATGTACCCAGGTGAGAATACCCCCCTccaaaaaacatagaaatcatttattttacccCAGATTTTCGTTCCCTCGATATTCGAACAATCGACGCGGTTACCCCGGATGTTCATTCTGTCGTAACAATAAGGAAGTCGACGAATGGGTGACGTCACACCAGCTCAAGGACGCCCTCAATCGAGTCACATGTCCCGTGCTTCGACGGTaggttgatgacgtcatattactATTGTTTTGTCACGGAAGGTTCAAATATAAGCGTTGATTCAACGCAGATACGAATGCCCGCTTTGTCTGGCTAGTGGTGACAACGCCCACACTTTGGGTCATTGCCCTCTTAACCCAGACCGGAAGTCAAGTCTGCCTCTAGCGGTTAGATTGAAGACTAATGCAACTGGGAAACTTAAACTTTAACCACTAGGTGGCAAACAATAATGATTGTTATTCGAATGAAGTTGGATTATTATGAAATAATTGTGATTATCATGTTAGCTGGTTGTTATGAAATGTTCTGTTTGTTCCGTTGTTTCTGGTTTCTTAATAAAATTGTTGCTTCAAAAACATTTCACGGACATCGACGCGATTGCGGGTTTACAATCAtattgattatgacgtcatcaaccaATTTCGGTTACGTTATTGCCcaacaatgaacattcacCAACTTTTGCACAAATTCTACCCCCCGCATCCCCAACCAACATAATGTATTACGATCCTTAGTGACGCATGCTACATCGGTTTACTATGGGGTAAAGAGACACGTCagcagaattataaaaacaacttcatGAACTTTGACCCAATGGTTGGGTTTCCATGGTAACCAATCTTAACATGTAATATCACAACAACAAGAATCCAAATAAAGTTGACATTTTACTTTCAACCTAAATATTGATAACACGCGACAACTTTTGCACCCGGTTCAACAACAAGTCCCCTTTCTTGATCGTTTCTTGGTACTGCCAATTCTTGCTGTCGGGACGATTGGTTTCAACAACTCCGCCAACTTTGTCGATCTTGCAATGCAGACGACCAACCGCAATGAAACGGGAAAGTTCGCTGTGAATTTAACACTAGATAAGTTtctgccattgtgggcgtatgtgtccttgggcaaaatacttaacggcaattgctccaacccagtggtcactaattgccggctatgcataaaaacaatcacccacaaagttacataggtggtaattAAGCTTCCAAACAATCCCCACAAACTTACTTGTCAATAAATTCCACCGTTACCCCGAATGCATTAGCCATATATTCCAATGTTAAACTGCGATATGACTCAAGGAGTTGTGTGTAAGCCATGACACGCATCTCACGAACATAATATCGATAATGCGCGTGGAAGAAACGATCGTTCTTCATCCGACTTTCAACTTCAGCTGGTGAGTTAAGGGGTTAGTGTTTCATTGTTAAAACTAAGCTGTATATAGGATGTCACCcaggttttaaaagttggggtGTCTTCGATAAGATCGTCAAAAGGTGACCCGTGGTCTCCCCCCAGACATCTCTTACCTCAACAACAAATGTCACCCCTGGTTCAAACatacaacaataacaaccGACCTAATCTAACGAAGAACTTTCCGTATCGACAATCGTAAAGCGAAAACAAGAATTCTTTCGTTGCTTCTTCCTCGAATAAAACCTCAAGTATTTCCGATCCCTTAACAACCTTCGAATGTAAAAgtggtttatattttgaacaaaCTGCGACAGTCTTTAAATATGGACAACATATATAGAGTATTTGGTTGTTAGGCAAATTGTAGCAATGACTCGTTAATTATCTCTTGGAATACGATAGCAAAGaccaaattaaataaaacaataaaaagaaggaattagcagcaaaacgtcagtcgttaaaacatgctacgGGTGAAAACTACTTGAGGAAAAGTGTCAAAAAAAAAGCTTGGCTTCTAAACCAAAccaaattagttttaaatataagtagACCAACCTTCTCTCGTAGTTGGGAGCGATCCAACGCCAGCATGCAAACATACACAGTATAAGTAACGAATGTTTGATAATCCATTAACTCATACGACGTGAACGTAGATACCGTATCAAGGAACAACTTTGCGGCAGATTTGAAATCCCTGATGGCAACCGAATACAATCCTTGGTAAACTTTCAACCGGTTCCTTCGATCCCAATCGCCCCCCTCGTCAATCAACCTGGGGGGAGACGGGGGTGTTACAATGATATCGTATAAAATAATTCGAaacaaaatgaatatttaaccAACGGGCTCTTCTTCTTACAAAGGAAGTTCCATCATACCAACATAATGTCCTTTAGAGCATAAACCATATGCtagtaacattttttctttacaaactaaaacaaagttttgaaaacattatacaaatatagaaataaatgtcatcatatatataagtataacacccatataatatacataccaCAGGTCCACAACTATTACACATATTCCTAGATCCTGCATTACAAAACATAACCCACACAACATTTTAGATTACACCCctacataatatacaacaccaaacattataatacatgGTATATACATGCAACAATAGACTTACTGTTTAGCTTTATCAATATTCCTTGTAATTAAATCATGgtccaaataaaacaaaccaacgCGAATAAGATTGAAAATAATATCGAGACGATGGCCCAACGCGATCGTTTTATCGTAAGCTTTACGGAACACTGTTAAACATCCTTCCTGTTGATTATAATGGGGggttatattatgtttactaTCTACAGTGGTTTGAAAGGTATACCCAACGGCaacaaataagtaaaaataagtttcaataaaactgAACCTTCTCCCCAATCTTGCAAAGGAATTCTGCTTTCGACAACAACGCGTCTTTTTCATCGGACTCGTATTCAACTTCCTCAGAGATTTTCTCGTCAAGTTTCGAAAGTTCttttgtgttttcatttttcatcTTTTCCAACAAACCCTCATCCAACTTAAATCCAAAAGCTTTGCAAACTTTCTCATAGTAAGGTGACATGTCTGTTGGTaagaatatattattttttgtccggcgccgtggtgtagtggttagcgcgcctgcctgtaacccagggtaatgggttcaaggttcgacgctgctaccattgtgggcgtatgtgttcttggataagacacttaacggcaattgctccaacccagtggtcactaatgggttgtctaaattatcagccatacataaaaatgaaaaatcccccaaaaaaataattacccagctggcacgaggtgtgataacgactgtcaacgcgaggataaagtaagttacattcattcattatttcaactgtttttatttttatctttcgaacacaatagcgaagatcagatttattaaaacaacgaaagaAAAGGAAAGCAAAATAACAGTCAGTATCAAAACGTCATACGGACGCTAAAATCTACTTGAACCTTCAATTTAAagcattaaattttattcataaaacaaatactTACTGTCTTTCTTGATAAAAGCGAGCAACTCATCTTTAACTTTCGCGTTCAACGGATCCAAAGTTAGCTGGAACTCGAGTTGAGCAATTTCAAGATTCGGGATTTTCGCCAAGCCTTCCTCTTCTAAGTTTTCAATCGGCATTTTCAAGTTTaatttaccaacaaagttaaaatctTGTTAATATGAAATAGAATCCAAGGCTCGACaacaataagttaaatttgaaataagATGTCGATGAATGATTTGCACATTTCAACGCAATGAACCGTAACACCCTGCTCCCATCCGATATAGCATTAAAAACAACGCCCGAACGAAGTAAAAAcgaattaactttaaaattaggcaactaaatataaaaaataattagtaaCTAAATAGTATTACCTATACTATGGGTAGTAAATATgtctatgttttgtttaatctattatttatttgcaaaatagccaaaaataaaattaacctaATCTTTTAGAGTTACTTTGGTCGTATGTGTTCTACGTTTTGGTTGTATTTCCTTAATTCCCCATCTCAATCAGATTTTATTGTCGCCAGTTTCGTTGAAAgaagttattgttgttgttgttttgttcgtGTAGACTGTCCAGAGTCCACGAACTTTTTATTCATACATTCCGTTGTAAAAATGGGTGAAGTTTTTAACTTTGGGGTTCACCCCATTAGTTGTCATTCATGGAATCATGACCGCACGCAAATTGCTTTGAGTCCAAACAGCAACGATGTTTTGATTTACAAGAAATCCGGGAAGAAATGGGATCATATTCATACATTAAGCGAACATACACTTAAAGTTACAGGTAATAAGGTTTATGAAATTACTTGCTGTTGTTGTGTCGCTATAATCTTTTCGTTATTCAACCTTCCCACCAAAACCATGGATAGAAATAAATGTTCAGAAATATTTTTCCCTAGACATCGATTGGGCCCCGAAGACGAACCGTATTGTTACGTGCGGTGCCGACAGAAACGCCTATGTTTGGCAACTTACTAACGGGGAATGGGTGCAAGAATTGGTAGGTTGGATATTCAACTGTATCTAGGGCAGAGTGGTTGGCGTGTCTTTAGTCAAATattatgggttcgaggctaCTCTTGTTgccgatgtgtatgaaacagaacataagatatattatataaacacccAAACCCCCACAGGTGATTCTTCGTATTAATCGAGCAGCGACGTACGTACGATGGTCGCCACAGGAAGATAAGTTTGCTGTCGGAAGTTCATCACGCATGATTTCCGTTTGCTACTTTGAGTCCGATAATAATTGGTGGGTGAGCAAACATATCAAGAAACCTATCAGGTTCGTGGGGGCTTGGAATTCATGGCTTAActgcacattttttttaatttttgaccgTGTTTTGCTGCTGGTTTCCTTCTGTTTCATGNNNNNNNNNNNNNNNNNNNNNNNNNNNNNNNNNNNNNNNNNNNNNNNNNNTTGATTTTCGCTGTTgtatttaaagataaataCGTTAGAATTATGagtctatgacatcacagatccACCATTGTTTCGTTGGATTGGCATCCGAACAACATTTTACTCGCGGCTGGTTGTTGCGATTACAAAGCTTACGTGTTCTCGGCTTACATCAAAGAAATCAATCCAAAACCTGGTCCTACAGTTTGGGGGAAGAAGATGACGTTTGGATGTTTGATGCAGGAGTTTGTGATGCCTTGTACTGGATGGGTGAGTGGGGGGGGTATGATGGTTTCCACTTAAGAAAGGTCATGAAGGTAAAGTAGGTTGACATAGGGGGTGTTACAGGGGTGGTGCTGCCATAGTTGGGTTAGTGGGTATAAGGGAAAACCGGGTTGTTTAACATCCATCTTATTCAACGCAGGTTCACGGAATCGCATTTTCAAACTCTGGCGATTGTTTAGCGATGGTGTCCCACGGCAGTGTGCTCTCTGTCGCCAAAGGTGGTGGAGAATTAACATCAATCAGGACGGAGTTTCTTCCATTTAACGATTGTGTTTGGTTTGGGGAGAACAGCATAATTGCAGGGGTGAGTTGGGGGggttatatattttcaaaggGGATATATAACATACCATCAATAAAgagaatttaaaagttttaccaACTTTGTTCCGTCTTATTCGCGCCTGTATGGTATCTGCTCAAAACAAACTGCagaaagttataaaatattactcGAAAACAACTTAACCCCGCACCCCCACAGGGCCACGATTGCAACCCTGTGCTGTTCAAAGTTGAAGGGGATTGTTCAAAAGTTGCGTTCGCCAACAAACTTGATCAACCCCCTAAAGGAGGGGGTGGGGGAAAAGCTGTGTCGGCCATGAATATGTTTAAGATGATGGATAAGAAAGGAACCGTAGAGGCGACTTCCACTGATCTTACTACAAAGCATAAGAACGCAATCATACAGGTATCATCCTAACAGCTCCCCTATATACCCCGGTGTTCatgagttcaaggcttaatgctgctaccattgtgtgtgAAACTGTGAGCCCAGCTTTCGTTCCCCACCCCAACTTATTTATTGACATAGGTATGCGTGTACGGGCCACACCAGTTCTCAACATGTGGTAAAGATGGAAACGTTGTTGTTTGGGACAACAAGTCACTTGAAGCATCTATTGCTGGTCTTCGAATTAATTAATATGTAACAATGGAGTGATCATGcctattattacatcataatcaactattattacatcataatcaaCTATACCATTCAAGAAACAATAAAGAGAATGAACACATAacgagaaaaaataaaacccaaaCTCGGAATCCAGCGTTGTTCTTTATTGcctgtaatatattatttctatgaatatcatgtataatttataagatatctatcCCACCTCTCGTAACTCCTCGTTCCCATCTTTAACATTTTCCGAACTTTCAACGATTTTTTCCGAAACAAGTTCGATGTCCGCTTCTTGTTGGAAAACCTGGGGTGGGGAGGTTAATGAATGACTAATTATTATTTCTTCCAATGATAATATTGgagagaattagcagcaaaacaacacttGTTAAATTAATGACCAACCTGTTCGCTAAACATCTCGTGCAACTTTGCGATCTCGACAACTTTTCCACCGATGGAACGAACTTCATCGCTCAATGAATTCATGTCTGATAATAATTGGGCATTTTCCTGTGCAAACtgtaatgtatagtagggtggcgtgttatacacctcatgctcattggaCACTGTAGGTGCCCAGCATAAGTATGTTAAACATAAGGTTCATGATTTGGCAATGATCAGCATTACATTAAAAGTTTGGcgtatatgttatatatactcCATATAAGATCCCACTAACCGTCTCATCATCATCTGGGACCAAACCATCGTCATCGCTTTCCTCAAACAAATACTTTGGATTATGCTTTACTTGACCCGGCAATCTTTCTGAACTTTTTGCTCGAGTCGAATTCAAGCGCAACTGTGACCTAAACAATAcatttgatgatgtcacaatcccACCCATTATCATCCAACAATGACCATTATTACTCACACAGTGTTTCGTTCAACAATCTGTTTCACCCGAACCGATTTCTGTTCgttataaatttgaaaaacaagtttcaaatatttttcaacaatttCAACGACGAGTTTTTGGTGAAACCCGACTTGTGTGGTTAGGTTGGTGGGTGTGTCTGGTGGAACATGATTATTTAAATCCACAATAACattaagttgcatttatttgaaacaaagagaggagaaaaacagcaaaatggcagttgttaaaaaccggtcaaaataaatgaaagagCATTtggtaaatgtaacttgcttactttatcctcgcgtggccggaaaacgacagtcgttatcacatgggtttaacacctcgcgccagcttacgagttaccatgtatgttactttgtgggtaattattttttgggggattttttcttttttttatgtatggctgataatttagacaacccattagcgaccactgggttagagcaagtgcagttaagtgtcttacccaaggacacatacccacaatggtagcagcgtcaagctttgaacccattacctctgggttataggCAGACCcgctaaccactaagccacggTGCCGGAGTCACAAAGTTAgcatgtttattttactgaaTTTATTGGTTGATTGCAAACATTTCATTCAAACCTTGTTTGAGTTGTTCCAAAGATCTCGAACAAATTTGCATAAACTTTTCACCGTCTGCGtcaattttatctttttcttgATTCGTCATCAAAGTTTCATCTCGCGTCAGGTAACCATGACGATTGTCAAGAAGAAAATCTCTGAGTTGCGTGAGGTTTGTGACCTGTGGGGTACGggggttgaatgaatgaatgtaacttacttttatcttcgcgtggccggaaaacgacagtcgttatcacatgggtttgacacctcgtgccagcttacgagttaccatgtatgttactttgtgggtgattattttttttggattttttttaatttttttatgta
This genomic stretch from Ciona intestinalis unplaced genomic scaffold, KH HT001267.1, whole genome shotgun sequence harbors:
- the LOC100175135 gene encoding uncharacterized protein LOC100175135 yields the protein MDYCVFNDYFGLSNILQREDRNNETQPPQQDIPSPTPHNGMAWLDEKCNEIIEKHTSMLTPPPTHSGALLGPTQNSGSLFRERGLLRHNHEDELTNSSMTSPPHTSNPTSPVVSPYPTTNISLKQSSQRLKQPHVPRFSFPRYSNNRRGYPGCSFCRNNKEVDEWVTSHQLKDALNRVTCPVLRRYECPLCLASGDNAHTLGHCPLNPDRKSSLPLAVRLKTNATGKLKL
- the LOC100184510 gene encoding 26S proteasome non-ATPase regulatory subunit 6; the encoded protein is MPIENLEEEGLAKIPNLEIAQLEFQLTLDPLNAKVKDELLAFIKKDNMSPYYEKVCKAFGFKLDEGLLEKMKNENTKELSKLDEKISEEVEYESDEKDALLSKAEFLCKIGEKEGCLTVFRKAYDKTIALGHRLDIIFNLIRVGLFYLDHDLITRNIDKAKQLIDEGGDWDRRNRLKVYQGLYSVAIRDFKSAAKLFLDTVSTFTSYELMDYQTFVTYTVYVCMLALDRSQLREKVVKGSEILEVLFEEEATKEFLFSLYDCRYGKFFVRLAEVESRMKNDRFFHAHYRYYVREMRVMAYTQLLESYRSLTLEYMANAFGVTVEFIDNELSRFIAVGRLHCKIDKVGGVVETNRPDSKNWQYQETIKKGDLLLNRVQKLSRVINI
- the LOC100182145 gene encoding actin-related protein 2/3 complex subunit 1A yields the protein MCSTFWLYFLNSPSQSDFIVASFVERSYCCCCFVRVDCPESTNFLFIHSVVKMGEVFNFGVHPISCHSWNHDRTQIALSPNSNDVLIYKKSGKKWDHIHTLSEHTLKVTDIDWAPKTNRIVTCGADRNAYVWQLTNGEWVQELVILRINRAATYVRWSPQEDKFAVGSSSRMISVCYFESDNNWWVSKHIKKPIRSTIVSLDWHPNNILLAAGCCDYKAYVFSAYIKEINPKPGPTVWGKKMTFGCLMQEFVMPCTGWVHGIAFSNSGDCLAMVSHGSVLSVAKGGGELTSIRTEFLPFNDCVWFGENSIIAGGHDCNPVLFKVEGDCSKVAFANKLDQPPKGGGGGKAVSAMNMFKMMDKKGTVEATSTDLTTKHKNAIIQVCVYGPHQFSTCGKDGNVVVWDNKSLEASIAGLRIN
- the LOC100179814 gene encoding syntaxin-18 → MIDRTPEFLKLLKQIRKNEGIPAKSILTSQKKILKSSFEIKSRGIVTNLTQLRDFLLDNRHGYLTRDETLMTNQEKDKIDADGEKFMQICSRSLEQLKQDTPTNLTTQVGFHQKLVVEIVEKYLKLVFQIYNEQKSVRVKQIVERNTVSQLRLNSTRAKSSERLPGQVKHNPKYLFEESDDDGLVPDDDETFAQENAQLLSDMNSLSDEVRSIGGKVVEIAKLHEMFSEQVFQQEADIELVSEKIVESSENVKDGNEELREAIKNNAGFRVWVLFFLVMCSFSLLFLEWYS